In a genomic window of Streptomyces pristinaespiralis:
- a CDS encoding SDR family oxidoreductase: MSSAVQVDLQGRQALVTGGARGLGAAISRRLAGAGASVLIADVRRDLAEELCEDLARQGGKAESVVLDVRDSAAVTDLFRELDEDGGRVDLLVNNAAVDVCKPIEHLTAEEVSRVITTNLLGPMFLCLETYRRMVARGGGHIVNILSTAANRTWTEAGPYAAGKSGLRAFTHTLFQEAQRDCPGIGVTGIIAGGMATPFILDRFPDADLTLLQSPDIVADTVLYALSVPDTSAVSELVVVPRKEPSWP; encoded by the coding sequence TTGAGCAGCGCAGTGCAGGTCGACCTTCAAGGCAGGCAGGCCCTGGTGACGGGCGGCGCGAGAGGTCTCGGCGCGGCGATCAGCCGCCGGCTGGCCGGCGCGGGAGCGAGCGTCCTGATCGCGGACGTGCGCAGGGACCTGGCGGAGGAACTGTGCGAGGACCTGGCCCGGCAGGGCGGCAAGGCGGAGTCGGTCGTGCTGGACGTACGGGACTCCGCCGCGGTCACGGACCTCTTCCGCGAGCTGGACGAGGACGGCGGCCGGGTCGACCTCCTCGTCAACAACGCGGCCGTCGACGTCTGCAAGCCGATCGAGCACCTGACGGCCGAGGAAGTGAGCCGGGTGATCACCACCAACCTGCTCGGCCCGATGTTCCTCTGCCTGGAGACCTACCGCCGCATGGTCGCGCGTGGCGGCGGTCACATCGTCAACATCCTCTCCACCGCGGCCAACCGCACCTGGACGGAGGCGGGACCCTACGCGGCGGGCAAGTCAGGGCTGCGCGCCTTCACCCACACCCTGTTCCAGGAGGCGCAGCGCGACTGTCCCGGGATCGGCGTCACCGGCATCATCGCCGGCGGCATGGCGACCCCCTTCATCCTCGACCGCTTCCCGGACGCGGACCTGACCCTGCTCCAGAGCCCCGACATCGTCGCCGACACCGTCCTGTACGCCCTGTCCGTCCCGGACACCAGCGCGGTCTCCGAGCTGGTCGTCGTGCCGCGCAAGGAGCCCTCATGGCCGTGA
- a CDS encoding glycoside hydrolase family 9 protein, with the protein MPRAPHPRPRRLSRPAAAAALAAALTATLFTPASGIAAEAAAPAATAGSDPSPVRVNQVGYLTAADKIATVVAASTSPLSWQLRGAGDNAVVASGTTRVHGSDPASGDHVHQADFSSVTRPGDYRLSVDGAGSSVAFTIQDKALYPQLGREAMQYFYFHRMGTPVEGQYLQHSAHAHAALHPGDSSVPCYNNWCGGERLNAAGSWADAGDFGIYPVNHAISAWTLLNLYERDPEAYGDGSLPVPERGNGRPDILDEVEYGSRFMSGMLPSTGLASHKVHNHTWSAFPVTDVGAENALARSAMPPSTNATYAVARTNAQLARVLRRYDPARADALWASARTAWQRAEAMPDVDYAVDSDAEGGGDYPDTKNSDDRYAAAAELYLTAHQRADGSAAGYRSAVTGSPHYGQVAQFDWAEVATAGTLSLLTVAADLPAADIARMRGSLTAFADSVVTTLDGEGYPALIPGSTKYPWGSNSFIANRMLLLGTAHDLTDDVRYLKAMHRAMDYLMGNNAMRLSYITGYGEYAESDLHDRLAWGAYPGTPYPKGWLSGGPNNENINDPATPTGMPAAKSYAGPDTAPDAWGSKENTINWNAPLAWTATYLDRTADRLSGGPGPQPGESLLSQGRPAWASSSENSGLTPEHAVDGRDDTRWSSAFRDHQWITVDLGSSRTLSRLTLKWEAAYARSFTVQVSDDPGFGTARELYATTSSTGGTQQLAVTGQGRYVRLLGRVRATPYGISLHEFQVYGR; encoded by the coding sequence ATGCCCCGTGCCCCGCACCCGCGACCACGACGCCTCAGCCGTCCCGCCGCGGCAGCCGCCCTTGCGGCCGCGCTCACCGCCACCCTTTTCACGCCGGCCTCCGGGATCGCGGCCGAGGCCGCGGCCCCCGCGGCGACCGCCGGCAGCGACCCGAGTCCCGTCCGCGTCAACCAGGTCGGCTACCTCACCGCGGCCGACAAGATCGCCACCGTCGTGGCCGCCTCGACCTCGCCGCTCTCCTGGCAACTGCGGGGCGCCGGGGACAACGCCGTCGTCGCCTCCGGCACCACCCGGGTGCACGGCAGCGACCCGGCCTCCGGCGACCATGTGCACCAGGCGGACTTCTCCTCGGTCACCCGCCCCGGCGACTACCGTCTCAGCGTCGACGGCGCCGGCTCCAGCGTGGCCTTCACCATCCAGGACAAGGCGCTCTATCCCCAGCTCGGCCGCGAGGCCATGCAGTACTTCTACTTCCACCGCATGGGCACCCCGGTCGAAGGCCAGTACCTCCAGCACAGCGCCCACGCCCACGCCGCACTTCATCCCGGCGACAGCTCCGTGCCCTGCTACAACAACTGGTGCGGCGGCGAGCGGCTGAACGCGGCCGGCTCCTGGGCCGACGCGGGCGACTTCGGCATCTACCCCGTCAACCACGCCATCTCCGCCTGGACCCTGCTCAACCTCTACGAGCGTGACCCCGAGGCCTACGGCGACGGCAGCCTGCCCGTCCCCGAGCGCGGGAACGGCCGCCCCGACATCCTCGACGAGGTCGAGTACGGCTCACGCTTCATGTCCGGGATGCTGCCCTCCACGGGTCTCGCGTCCCACAAGGTGCACAACCACACCTGGAGCGCCTTCCCCGTCACCGACGTCGGCGCGGAGAACGCCCTCGCCCGCTCCGCCATGCCGCCCTCCACCAACGCCACCTACGCGGTGGCCCGCACGAACGCCCAACTCGCCCGCGTACTGCGGCGGTACGACCCCGCCCGCGCGGACGCCCTCTGGGCGAGCGCCAGGACCGCCTGGCAGCGCGCGGAGGCCATGCCCGACGTCGACTACGCGGTCGACTCGGACGCGGAGGGCGGCGGCGACTACCCCGACACCAAGAACAGCGACGACCGGTACGCCGCGGCGGCCGAGCTCTATCTGACCGCCCACCAGCGCGCCGACGGCTCGGCCGCCGGCTACCGCTCCGCCGTCACCGGATCACCCCACTACGGCCAGGTCGCCCAGTTCGACTGGGCGGAGGTCGCCACCGCGGGAACGCTCTCCCTGCTGACCGTCGCTGCCGATCTGCCCGCCGCCGACATCGCCAGGATGCGCGGCAGCCTGACGGCCTTCGCCGACTCCGTCGTCACCACGCTGGACGGCGAGGGCTACCCGGCCCTCATCCCCGGCTCCACGAAGTACCCCTGGGGCTCCAACTCCTTCATCGCCAACCGGATGCTGCTCCTCGGCACCGCCCACGACCTGACCGACGACGTCCGGTACCTGAAGGCCATGCACCGTGCCATGGACTACCTGATGGGCAACAACGCCATGCGCCTGTCCTACATCACGGGCTACGGGGAGTACGCGGAGAGCGATCTGCACGACCGGCTCGCCTGGGGCGCGTACCCGGGCACTCCCTACCCGAAGGGCTGGCTGTCCGGCGGACCCAACAACGAGAACATCAACGACCCGGCGACGCCCACCGGGATGCCGGCCGCGAAGTCCTACGCCGGTCCGGACACCGCACCGGACGCCTGGGGCTCCAAGGAGAACACCATCAACTGGAACGCGCCGCTGGCCTGGACGGCGACGTACCTCGACCGCACGGCGGACCGGCTGTCGGGCGGCCCGGGCCCGCAGCCCGGGGAGTCCCTGCTCTCCCAGGGCCGTCCCGCGTGGGCGTCCTCCTCGGAGAACAGCGGGCTCACGCCCGAGCACGCCGTCGACGGCCGCGACGACACCCGCTGGAGCAGCGCCTTCCGGGACCACCAGTGGATCACGGTCGACCTCGGGTCGTCCCGGACCCTCTCGCGCCTGACGCTCAAGTGGGAGGCGGCGTACGCCAGATCCTTCACGGTCCAGGTGTCGGACGACCCGGGCTTCGGCACCGCCAGGGAGCTGTACGCGACGACCTCGTCGACGGGCGGCACACAGCAGCTCGCCGTCACGGGTCAGGGGCGGTACGTCAGGCTGCTGGGCCGGGTCCGGGCCACGCCGTACGGCATCTCGCTCCACGAGTTCCAGGTGTACGGCCGCTGA
- a CDS encoding MFS transporter, producing the protein MRWWSVANFVSNAGTWMQLTVQNLLVLQITGSAAATGLSMSVQAAPGLLMSLAGGAAVDRWPRKLTAAVSQALLGAVAFTTAFLVAMDQLNLGVLMALAAVTGVIATVDGPACALLGNDLVRTEDVPSAIGVGSLVHNAGRLAGAALAGVTVGFLGTAAAYAANGFSFLFVTAVIPFLRPVAGAVRARSEGRAAKAAVAADPGEDMSMREGLRYFMRRPRLVALAGITGLSAVFGRNYQLTLAVLVVGPLAGGAGAFGTVSTVLAVGGILGAVLGARLRRPSVRLVGALAAAGGVLQIVAGLSPSLAILLVIVLPMALVESVSDTAGTTVLQTDPPPHMRGRVLGVWGSVRTLWGLAGPPALGLLMELAGARGALVTGGLLIAGAIGAGYVLRERRVTAKPVVVRTEEPVLTGQPGLSTAA; encoded by the coding sequence ATGCGCTGGTGGTCCGTCGCGAACTTCGTGTCGAACGCCGGTACTTGGATGCAGCTCACCGTGCAGAACCTGCTGGTGCTGCAGATCACGGGGTCGGCGGCCGCGACCGGGCTGTCGATGTCCGTGCAGGCCGCGCCCGGGCTGCTGATGAGCCTCGCCGGTGGCGCCGCCGTGGACCGCTGGCCCCGCAAGCTCACCGCCGCGGTGAGCCAGGCGCTGCTCGGCGCCGTGGCGTTCACGACGGCGTTCCTCGTGGCGATGGACCAGCTCAATCTGGGTGTCCTGATGGCGCTCGCCGCTGTCACGGGTGTCATCGCCACCGTCGACGGCCCGGCGTGCGCGCTGCTCGGAAACGACCTCGTCAGGACGGAGGACGTCCCCTCCGCGATCGGCGTGGGCTCGCTGGTGCACAACGCGGGCCGGCTGGCGGGCGCCGCGCTCGCCGGTGTGACCGTCGGCTTCCTCGGCACGGCCGCCGCCTACGCGGCCAACGGGTTCTCCTTCCTCTTCGTGACCGCCGTCATCCCCTTCCTGCGCCCCGTGGCCGGGGCGGTCCGCGCCCGCTCGGAGGGCCGGGCGGCGAAGGCCGCCGTCGCCGCGGACCCGGGCGAGGACATGAGCATGCGCGAGGGCCTGAGGTACTTCATGCGCAGGCCGCGGCTGGTCGCGCTCGCCGGGATCACCGGACTCAGCGCCGTCTTCGGACGGAACTACCAGCTCACGCTGGCCGTGCTCGTCGTCGGGCCGCTGGCCGGCGGCGCCGGGGCCTTCGGCACGGTGTCCACCGTGCTCGCCGTCGGCGGCATCCTGGGCGCGGTGCTCGGAGCGCGGCTGCGCAGGCCGTCCGTGCGGCTCGTGGGTGCCCTCGCGGCGGCGGGCGGTGTCCTGCAGATCGTCGCGGGTCTCTCGCCGTCGCTCGCGATACTGCTGGTCATCGTGCTGCCCATGGCCCTCGTGGAGTCGGTCTCCGACACCGCGGGCACCACCGTGCTGCAGACGGATCCGCCGCCGCACATGCGGGGCCGGGTGCTGGGCGTGTGGGGCAGTGTCCGTACGCTCTGGGGCCTCGCGGGTCCCCCGGCGCTCGGGCTCCTGATGGAGCTGGCCGGCGCGCGCGGCGCGCTGGTGACCGGCGGGCTGCTGATCGCGGGCGCGATCGGCGCGGGCTACGTGCTCCGGGAACGCCGGGTCACCGCGAAGCCGGTGGTCGTACGGACCGAGGAGCCGGTGCTGACGGGTCAGCCCGGTCTGAGCACGGCCGCCTGA
- a CDS encoding glycosyltransferase family 9 protein, with protein MSTRTGESPSTPRNPRPGPRPRVLVLRALGLGDLLAAVPALRALRRGLPGHDIVLAAPARLTTAAAATGLVDRLLPASAPGRAVPAELAWDGPPPDLAVDLHGNGPASRGLLAALRPRALYAYGRPDGPVWRDDEHERERWCRLLAAHGLPSDPEDLSVPPPATRSPAPGAVVVHPGADAAARRWPMERFAAVARELHREGHRVVVTAGAAEARPAASVAGRAGLPEGAVFGGAGGDIPFDVLMALVAEARCVVVGDTGLAHLATALGTPSVTLFGPVAPRLWGPPVRPHHRVLWHPDADDPPRPGDAHGDRPDERLLRITVAEVLDAVRTLPLPGPGPGPRSGQAAVLRPG; from the coding sequence ATGAGCACCCGCACCGGCGAGAGCCCGAGCACTCCGAGGAACCCGCGCCCCGGGCCACGTCCCCGCGTCCTGGTGCTGCGCGCCCTCGGCCTCGGCGATCTGCTGGCCGCCGTACCCGCCCTGCGGGCCCTGCGGCGCGGACTGCCCGGGCACGACATCGTGCTGGCCGCGCCCGCCCGGCTGACGACGGCCGCCGCGGCGACGGGGCTGGTCGACCGGCTGCTGCCCGCGTCCGCGCCCGGCAGGGCCGTACCGGCGGAGCTGGCCTGGGACGGTCCTCCGCCCGACCTCGCGGTGGACCTGCACGGCAACGGCCCCGCCAGCCGCGGTCTGCTCGCCGCGCTGCGCCCCCGCGCGCTCTACGCGTACGGGCGGCCGGACGGCCCGGTGTGGCGGGACGACGAGCACGAGCGGGAGCGCTGGTGCCGGCTGCTCGCCGCACACGGCCTCCCGTCGGACCCCGAGGACCTGTCCGTGCCGCCGCCCGCGACCCGCTCACCCGCGCCGGGGGCCGTGGTCGTGCATCCCGGCGCCGACGCCGCGGCCCGCCGCTGGCCCATGGAGCGGTTCGCCGCCGTGGCGCGGGAGCTGCACCGGGAGGGGCACCGTGTCGTGGTGACGGCCGGGGCGGCGGAGGCCCGGCCGGCGGCGTCGGTGGCCGGCCGGGCCGGTCTGCCCGAGGGCGCGGTGTTCGGCGGGGCGGGCGGTGACATTCCGTTCGACGTGCTCATGGCACTGGTCGCGGAGGCCCGCTGCGTAGTGGTGGGGGACACCGGGCTCGCCCATCTGGCGACGGCCCTGGGCACCCCGTCCGTCACCCTGTTCGGCCCGGTGGCGCCCCGGCTCTGGGGCCCGCCCGTCCGGCCGCACCACCGGGTGCTGTGGCACCCCGACGCCGACGACCCGCCGCGCCCCGGTGACGCGCACGGCGACCGCCCCGACGAGCGGCTGCTGCGCATCACCGTCGCGGAGGTGCTCGACGCCGTACGCACCCTGCCGCTGCCCGGACCCGGACCCGGGCCACGGTCCGGTCAGGCGGCCGTGCTCAGACCGGGCTGA
- the rfaE2 gene encoding D-glycero-beta-D-manno-heptose 1-phosphate adenylyltransferase: protein MTGRGPLVVVGDVLLDEDIEGVAERLAPDAPAPVVDVRGKHRRPGGAGLAAALAAQDGREVVLVTALGEDPASEAVRRALKGRVRLVELPLRGTLPVKTRVLASGRPLVRIDRGGGTPGSPDGSVGEVLAGAEAVLVADYGRHTADAVREQLAAAAHRTQLVWDPHPRGAAPVPGARIVTPNAAEVRSLTGAPADDVPSLRGFAERGSGLADRWLAATVAVTLSERGVLLTRPGGGTPMLVPAPYRAEGDPCGAGDCFAAATATALADGALPEEAVQRGVARAAAFVAAGGAGNPELWRTAFAGRTPPVAPTDPFALVESVRARGGTVVATGGCFDLLHAGHVGLLESARRIGDCLIVCVNSDASITRRKGPGRPLNPVEDRVRVLAGLGCVDAVAVFEEDTPIALLSRLRPDVWVKGGDYSVEDLPEAGVVRAWGGQAVVLPYLDGRSTTLLAHRAAESAKPVRTPPR from the coding sequence ATGACCGGCCGGGGCCCGCTGGTCGTCGTCGGGGACGTGCTCCTCGACGAGGACATCGAAGGCGTCGCAGAGCGGCTGGCGCCCGACGCGCCCGCGCCCGTCGTCGACGTACGCGGGAAGCACCGCCGGCCCGGCGGCGCCGGGTTGGCCGCGGCGCTGGCAGCGCAGGACGGCCGCGAGGTGGTCCTCGTCACCGCCCTCGGCGAGGACCCGGCGAGCGAGGCGGTGCGCCGGGCCCTGAAGGGCCGCGTCCGGCTGGTCGAACTGCCGCTGCGGGGGACCCTGCCGGTCAAGACCCGCGTGCTGGCGAGCGGCCGGCCCCTCGTGCGGATCGACCGCGGCGGCGGCACACCCGGCAGCCCCGACGGCTCCGTGGGCGAGGTGCTGGCCGGGGCGGAGGCCGTCCTCGTCGCCGACTACGGCAGGCACACCGCCGACGCCGTACGCGAACAGCTGGCAGCGGCCGCCCACCGCACCCAGCTGGTCTGGGACCCGCACCCCCGGGGGGCGGCCCCGGTCCCCGGCGCCCGGATCGTCACCCCGAACGCCGCCGAGGTCCGCTCGCTCACCGGGGCTCCCGCCGACGACGTGCCCTCGCTGCGCGGCTTCGCCGAACGCGGCTCCGGGCTGGCGGACCGCTGGCTGGCGGCGACCGTCGCCGTCACCCTGAGCGAACGCGGGGTCCTGCTGACCCGGCCCGGCGGCGGTACCCCCATGCTCGTCCCCGCGCCCTACCGGGCGGAGGGCGACCCCTGCGGCGCGGGCGACTGCTTCGCCGCGGCCACCGCCACCGCCCTGGCCGACGGCGCCCTCCCCGAGGAGGCCGTGCAGCGCGGCGTGGCCCGCGCGGCGGCGTTCGTGGCGGCGGGCGGCGCCGGTAATCCCGAGCTGTGGCGGACGGCCTTCGCCGGCCGGACCCCGCCCGTGGCGCCGACGGACCCGTTCGCGCTCGTGGAGAGCGTCCGGGCGCGCGGCGGCACCGTGGTCGCCACGGGCGGCTGCTTCGACCTGCTGCACGCCGGGCACGTGGGTCTGCTCGAGAGCGCCCGGCGCATCGGCGACTGCCTGATCGTGTGCGTCAACTCCGACGCGTCGATCACCCGTCGCAAGGGGCCGGGGCGTCCGCTCAACCCCGTGGAGGACCGGGTGCGGGTGCTCGCCGGACTGGGCTGCGTCGACGCCGTCGCCGTCTTCGAGGAGGACACCCCGATCGCGCTGCTCAGCAGGCTCCGGCCGGATGTGTGGGTCAAGGGCGGCGACTACTCCGTGGAGGACCTGCCCGAGGCCGGCGTGGTCCGCGCCTGGGGCGGGCAGGCGGTCGTCCTGCCCTACCTCGACGGCCGCTCCACCACACTGCTCGCCCACCGCGCGGCCGAGTCGGCGAAGCCGGTCCGTACCCCGCCGCGCTGA
- a CDS encoding D-sedoheptulose-7-phosphate isomerase: protein MSEPLATEAAHRHCRSLEDALGRFRREGLDQVARWGHHLAAVLPVGGRLLAAGNGGSAAQAQHLTAELVGRYRDERPAHSAIALHAETSSITAIGNDYGFEHVYSRQVAAHGRPGDVLLLLSTSGRSANLTRAAETGRAAGLLVWAMTGPRPNPLADVADDALCIETDTAATVQEAHLVAVHLLCESFDEATAAPVPPAKTLRHAPGAAAPQAAAARRRMS from the coding sequence ATGAGCGAACCACTTGCCACGGAGGCCGCGCACCGGCACTGCCGGTCGCTCGAGGACGCCCTCGGCCGGTTCCGCCGCGAGGGCCTGGACCAGGTCGCCCGGTGGGGTCACCACCTCGCCGCCGTCCTGCCTGTCGGCGGCCGTCTGCTGGCCGCCGGCAACGGCGGCAGCGCCGCCCAGGCCCAGCACCTGACCGCCGAACTGGTCGGCCGCTACCGCGACGAGCGCCCCGCCCACTCCGCCATCGCCCTGCACGCGGAGACCTCCAGCATCACGGCGATCGGCAACGACTACGGCTTCGAGCACGTCTACTCACGCCAGGTCGCCGCGCACGGCCGCCCCGGCGACGTCCTCCTGCTGCTCTCCACCTCGGGCCGCAGCGCCAACCTCACCCGCGCGGCGGAGACCGGACGGGCCGCCGGACTGCTGGTGTGGGCCATGACCGGCCCGCGTCCCAACCCCCTGGCGGACGTCGCCGACGACGCCCTGTGCATCGAGACGGACACCGCCGCCACCGTGCAGGAGGCCCACCTCGTCGCCGTACACCTGCTGTGCGAGTCCTTCGACGAGGCGACGGCCGCCCCCGTGCCGCCCGCGAAGACCCTGCGGCACGCGCCGGGCGCGGCCGCCCCCCAGGCCGCCGCCGCGCGCCGGAGGATGTCATGA
- a CDS encoding SDR family oxidoreductase, giving the protein MAVTPGAPAASSPDGGRPVAIVTGADSGIGRATAVRLAAAGMDVGITFHTDQEGAEATAEEVRGHGRRAAVARMDLTDLPAAADVIDRLAGELGRVDVLVNNAGTGTATPFLDLDLDTVRQVVDVDLVGPFLCGQRAARRMIDQGDGGRIVNVTSVHEHQPRVGAAPYCAAKGGLGLLTQVMALELAEHGITVNSVAPGEIATPMTGQEDTDVHAEERPGIPLRRPGDAREVAAVVAFLAGEDAGYVTGASWSVDGGMLRMGPMAGSHLQDDSWRRP; this is encoded by the coding sequence ATGGCCGTGACACCAGGAGCACCCGCCGCCTCCTCGCCGGACGGCGGCCGGCCCGTCGCCATCGTCACCGGCGCGGACTCCGGCATCGGACGGGCCACGGCGGTGCGGCTGGCCGCGGCGGGCATGGACGTCGGGATCACCTTCCACACCGACCAGGAAGGGGCGGAGGCGACGGCCGAGGAGGTACGCGGCCACGGCCGGCGCGCCGCCGTCGCCCGGATGGATCTCACGGACCTGCCGGCGGCCGCCGACGTGATCGACCGGCTCGCCGGCGAACTGGGCCGGGTGGACGTGCTCGTGAACAACGCCGGCACCGGCACGGCCACACCGTTCCTCGACCTGGACCTCGACACGGTCCGCCAGGTCGTCGACGTGGACCTCGTCGGCCCCTTCCTCTGCGGCCAGCGGGCCGCCCGCCGCATGATCGACCAGGGGGACGGGGGCAGGATCGTCAACGTCACCTCGGTCCACGAGCACCAGCCGAGGGTCGGCGCCGCCCCCTACTGCGCCGCCAAGGGCGGTCTCGGGCTGCTCACCCAGGTGATGGCCCTGGAGCTCGCCGAACACGGCATCACAGTCAACTCCGTCGCGCCCGGAGAGATCGCCACTCCCATGACCGGCCAGGAGGACACGGACGTCCACGCCGAGGAGCGCCCGGGTATCCCGCTGCGCCGTCCCGGCGACGCCCGGGAGGTCGCGGCGGTCGTCGCCTTCCTCGCGGGCGAGGACGCGGGATACGTCACCGGAGCGTCGTGGTCGGTCGACGGCGGGATGCTGCGGATGGGCCCCATGGCCGGCTCGCACCTCCAGGACGACTCCTGGCGCCGGCCCTGA
- a CDS encoding GH1 family beta-glucosidase, with product MTAENDPVPAGLTRPPAASAFPPGFLWGVATSAYQIEGAVGQDGRGASIWDTFSRTPGKVANGHNGDVAADHYARYEQDVALMSELGMGGYRFSVAWPRIQPDGRGRADVRGLDFYSRLVDSLLEKDIRPALTLYHWDLPQALEDEGGWRNRDTAFRFAEYAQLVSEALGDRVKLWGTLNEPWCAAFLGYGNGIHAPGAVDPAGSLIAAHHLLLGHGLAVPALRAAAPDAEVGITLNFYPVDADTESSADLDAAHRIDLLQNRLFLDPVVEGAYPADVREHFERVSGTGHIEPEDEKIIGAPVDFLGVNYYTSYRVAGGGEPSGPSPWPGAEDVRFIERGLPKTGIGWEIDSDGLRRQLVRISQDHPGLTMYITENGAAFDDTVDADGRIDDADRIAYIDGHLRAVHRAIAEGADVRGYFLWSLLDNFEWAEGYGMRFGIVRVDFETQQRTPKQSALWYRNVAVAGGLPD from the coding sequence ATGACCGCAGAGAACGATCCGGTTCCCGCAGGGCTCACGCGCCCGCCGGCCGCATCGGCCTTCCCGCCGGGATTCCTGTGGGGAGTGGCCACGTCCGCGTACCAGATCGAAGGCGCGGTGGGCCAGGACGGCCGTGGAGCGTCGATCTGGGACACGTTCTCCCGCACCCCGGGCAAGGTGGCCAATGGCCACAACGGCGACGTGGCCGCCGACCATTACGCGCGCTACGAGCAGGACGTCGCCCTGATGTCCGAACTGGGAATGGGCGGTTACCGGTTCTCCGTGGCCTGGCCGCGTATCCAGCCGGACGGACGCGGCCGGGCCGACGTCCGGGGCCTGGACTTCTACAGCAGGCTGGTCGACTCCCTGCTGGAGAAGGACATCCGGCCGGCCCTCACGCTCTACCACTGGGACCTCCCCCAGGCCCTGGAGGACGAGGGCGGCTGGCGCAACCGCGACACCGCGTTCCGGTTCGCCGAGTACGCGCAGCTGGTGAGCGAGGCGCTCGGCGACCGCGTGAAGCTCTGGGGCACACTCAACGAACCGTGGTGCGCGGCTTTCCTCGGTTACGGCAACGGCATCCACGCGCCCGGCGCGGTCGACCCGGCCGGTTCACTGATCGCCGCCCACCACCTGCTGCTCGGCCACGGCCTCGCCGTGCCCGCGCTGCGCGCCGCGGCCCCCGACGCCGAGGTGGGCATCACGCTCAACTTCTATCCCGTGGACGCCGATACCGAGAGCAGCGCCGACCTGGACGCCGCCCACCGCATCGACCTTCTCCAGAACCGCCTCTTCCTCGACCCCGTCGTGGAGGGCGCGTACCCGGCGGACGTGCGGGAGCACTTCGAGCGGGTGAGCGGCACCGGCCACATCGAGCCGGAGGACGAGAAGATCATCGGGGCGCCGGTCGACTTCCTCGGCGTCAACTACTACACGTCCTACCGGGTGGCCGGCGGCGGCGAGCCCTCCGGCCCCTCCCCCTGGCCCGGCGCGGAGGACGTGCGCTTCATCGAGCGCGGTCTGCCGAAGACCGGCATCGGCTGGGAGATCGACTCGGACGGGCTGCGCCGTCAGCTGGTCCGGATCAGCCAGGACCATCCCGGCCTGACCATGTACATCACCGAGAACGGCGCCGCGTTCGACGACACCGTCGACGCCGACGGCCGGATCGACGACGCGGACCGGATCGCCTACATCGACGGCCACCTGCGCGCGGTGCACCGGGCCATCGCGGAAGGCGCGGACGTCCGGGGCTACTTCCTGTGGTCGCTGCTCGACAACTTCGAGTGGGCGGAGGGCTACGGGATGCGGTTCGGCATCGTGCGCGTGGACTTCGAGACCCAGCAGCGCACTCCCAAGCAGAGCGCCCTCTGGTACAGGAACGTCGCCGTCGCGGGCGGCCTCCCCGACTGA